GCAGGCGGCGGATCTCGGACTCGACCATCGGCTGCATGGCCGACAACAAAAAGCCCAGCTCAGCGGTGACTTGCACCTGCTGCGGCAGCAGATTGATCGCCCCATCCACGCCCGCCCGCGCGATGCGCAAGGTGTCGCCTTCCCAGTGCGAAGCGATGCCGTAACGATCGGTCAGCTTGCGTGCCGCATCCTCGATCGCCGCACGGGCCTGCGCCGGCGTTCTGGAATGGTCGTGGCGGATATCGATACTGGACATGGGTTCCTGAAGTCATGCGATGGAGCGCGCATTGTGCGCATGTGCGGGGCGCGCTCCAAGTGCAGCGGCATGCGCTATGGGGCTGCGGGCAAACCTGCTAGGCTGCGGCGGGTGCGCGATCTGCAAGTTCATTTCACCCACCGGCAGCAGCCGGATCATCCTCTCCAGCCCGGGGTCCACCGGATCGTACGCCATGCCTCCGGCAGCGTGCGGATCGTCGACGATGCCCAGGGGGCGTTGCTGTTGGCGCAGTTCTGCCTGGATCAGCGCGGTCTCTGGCTGCAGGTGGCCAACGGCATTCGCGGCATCCACGTCAACGGCCGGCCGGTGCGGCGTATGGCGCTGTTGCGTGCCGGCGACGCGTTGTATGCCGATGGCGTGGAGATGCTGTTGCGCAGTGCGCCGTCCAGCGCGCCGGCCAACGACATCCAGGACGACGATGCCGGCCTGAGCGAAGTCTGCCTGCTGTTGCGCGGGTTGGGCGGTCGCCACCATGGGCGCAGTTTCACGCTGGACCGTTCGCGGCTGGTCGGCAGCGACCCGGCGGCGGACATCGTCATCGACGACCCGGCCTTCGCCGCCCAGCATGCCCGCCTGGAACGGCATGGCGACCGGGTGCTGATCCGCGATCTCGGCTCGGAAGAGGGCAGCTGGATCAACGGCGTGCAGGTGCGCGACGGCTGGCTGCAAGCCGGTGATCAGGTTGTATTCGACGCGCGCCACCGTTTCGTGGTGGAAGTGCCCAAGATCCAGCACGACGCCACCTGGCATGTGCCCGAGAGCGACCCGCAACCGTTGCCGCGCGTGAGCGAAGCCCCGACCCGAGCGCCGGTAAAGGTGGCCCGCTGGCCGTGGCTGCTGCTCAGCGCGGTGTTGCTGGCGGCGGCGCTGAGTGCCTTGCTGTGGTTCGGCGCGCGCTGAGCCGTTTCCACACGCGCCACCCCAGCAGCAGCGCCAGGATGCCGGCATACAGCGCTGGCTCGCGGATATCGGATTTGACCAGCCACCAGAAGTGCAGCACGGCCAGCAACCCGATCGGATAGATCAGCATGTGCAGCCGGCCCCAGTTGCGCTTGAGCCGCCGCATCCAGCCCTGGGTCGAAGTGATCGCCAATGGCACCAACAGCAGCCAGGCGGTGAAGCCGACCGTGATGTACGGGCGTTTGACGATCTCTTCAAAAATCTGTGTCCAGAACCCGCGCAGGTCCAGCCAAAGGTAAGCGGTGAGGTGCACGCTGGCATAGAAAAACGCATACAGGCCGAGCATGCGGCGGAAGCGGATCAGCACCGCCTGGCCGGTCAGCTGCCGCAGCGGCGTAATGGCCAGGGTGATCAGCAGCAGCCGCAGCGCCCACAGCCCGGTGCGATGCTCGATCTCGGCCACCGGGTCGGCGCCCAGTGCATCGCTGCCTTGCTGCCACACCTGCCAGAACTGCCAGCCCAGCAGTGCAATGGGCGCGAGCACGGCGGCATGCACGGCGGTCTTGGCAGCGATCACGGAAACGGATTTCTTGGCCATGCGATCTCGAAGATGAAGCGACGCATCGCAGCCGCGATGCGTTGGTTGTCGTAGGAGCGCACTCGGGCGCGAGAGGCAGTTCCGGGAAAGCCATCGCGCCCGGGTGCGCGCCTACAGACAACGGGTGGATGTCACGTTGGGCGTTGCGTCCCTAGAACCACTTCTTCAGATCCATCCCCGCGTACAGCGAGGCGACCTGGTCGGCGTAGCCGTTGAAGGGCTTGGTCGCAATTCGTTCGGCAAACAGCTTGCTGGCGGTGCCGGCAATGCGGCGCTCGGTCTTCTGGCTCCAGCGCGGATGATCCACGGCTGGATTGACGTTGGAAAAGAATCCGTACTCGGACGGCTGCAGGTCGTGCCAGGCGGTTTCGGGCATCTTCTCGACAAAGCGGATCTCCACGATCGACTTGATGCTCTTGAAGCCGTACTTCCACGGCACCACCAGCCGTAGCGGCGCACCGTTCTGCTGCGGCAGCGGCTTGCCGTAGAGCCCGGTGGCGAGCAGCGTCAGCGGATGCATGGCCTCGTCAATGCGCAGGCCTTCGCGGTACGGCCAGTTGATCGAGCGGTAGCGTACGCCGGGCATCTGTTGCGGGTCGGCCAGCGTGGTAAAGGCCACGTACTTGGCCCTGGAGGTGGGGGCAAAGCGCTTGAGCACTTCGCCGAGCGGCACGCCCGTCCACGGGATCACCATCGACCAGCCTTCAACGCAGCGCAGCCGGTAGATGCGTTCTTCGGCACTGATGCCCTTGAGCAACTCGTCCAGCGACAGGCTGCCGGGTTTTTCGCACTCGCCACTGACCTTCACCGACCACGGCGACAGCTTGAGTGTCTTGGCCGCCTTGGACGGGTCGGTCTTATCGGTGCCGAACTCGTAGAAATTGTTGTAGCTGGTGACATCTTCCAGCCGGGTGAGTTCCTCGGCGGTGCGGAAGCCGCTGCGCGCTTGCGCAGGCGTCACCACGGTCTTCGGCGGAGGCGGCGGATCGGCCTCGGCGCACCCGGCCACGCTCAACGCAGGCGTCAGCGCAAACAACTGCAGCAAGCGCCGCCGGTCGCGATAAACGGCCTCATCGGTGATCTCGCTGGACGGCGTCTTCAAGGCATCGCGAAGTGACATGGCAGGCTCCAGGCAGTGGCTGCAAGGTGAGACTAACGGACCAGGACGAAAGTTCTGCTCCAGGTCTCCAGACTACGCGGCGCAGGGTCAAAAGGATGCAGGTGCAACCGTTTGTCGGCGCTGCCAACGCGGATGCGCTGCGGCATACTAAGAGGCTAGCTCGACAAGGTGTGCCATGACACGCGCGTTCAATTTCAGTGCCGGCCCTGCGACATTGCCGGAATCGGTCCTGCGGCAAGCGCAGGAAGAGATGGTCGAGTGGAACGGCGTGGGTGCCTCGATCGTGGAGATCAGCCACCGCAGCGCCGACTTCATGGCGGTGGCTGCCGCCGCCGAGGCAGACTTGCGCACGCTGTTGTCGATTCCCGACGACTACGCGGTGCTGTTCACCTCCGGTGGCGCGACCACCATCCAGGCGCTGTTGCCGCTGAATTTCGCCGCGCCTGGCCAAGCAGTCGATTACGTGGTCAGTGGCCATTGGGGCAAGACCGCGATCAAGCAGGCCACGCCGTATGTGGATGTGCGCGTGGCCGCCGATGGCCAGCCCGGCGGTTATGTCGACATTCCGCCGGTCGCGAGCTGGACGCTGTCGCCGCACGCCGCGTACGTGCACATCACTGCCAACGAAACCATTCACGGGGTCGAGTTCCGCGACACGCCGGACGTGGGCACCTTGCCGCTGTTTGCCGACTTCAGTTCGTCGATCGCCTCCGAGCCGCTGGACATCAGGCGCTATGGCCTGATCTATGCCGGCGCGCAGAAGAATCTGGGCCCGGTGGGTATTTCGGTGGTGATCGTGCGCCGCGAATTGCTCGAGCGTGCCGGCCAACCGCGTGCAGACATCTTCAATTACGCCTCGCACGTGGCGCGCGATTCTATGCTCAACACGCCGCCTACCTGGAACTGGTATCTGCTCGGGCTCACCGTCAAATGGATGCTCGAGCAGGGTGGGGTGGCCGCATTCGCGCAGCGCAATGCCGAAAAGGCCGCGTTGGTGTACGGCGCAATCGATGGCTCCGGTGGCTTCTATCGCAACCAGGTGATGCCGACGGTGCGTTCGCGCATGAATATCCCGTTTTTCCTGGGCGATGAGCAGCTCGATGCGTTGTTCGTCAGCGAATCCAAGGCGGCCGGCTTGCTCGCGCTGAAGGGGCACAAGGCCGTGGGCGGGATCCGCGCTTCGCTGTACAACGCCATGCCGGTGGCCGGTGCGCAGGCACTGGTGGCCTTCATGCACGATTTCCAGCAGCGCCACGGCTGAGTCCCCCACAACCGCGGCATTGCCGCGCTGGCGCAGTGCGCCGTTTTATTGAAGGAAAGCCCCCCGATGGCTCCCAAGCCCAAGAACACCAACGCCGCTGGCGGCACCGCCAAGTCGGCTACCAAGGCCAGCAGCAAGAAAGCCACCAAGTTGGCTGGCAAGGACAGCGCCAAGCCACTGGCAACCGCTGCCCCAGTGCTGGCCGATGTGCGTGCCAAGATCGACGAGATCGACCGTGGCATCCAGGCGTTGATCGCCGAGCGCGCCAACTTCGCGCATCAGGTCGGCAAGGCCAAGGGCAAGCTGGCAGCGGCGGTGGATTACTACCGCCCCGAGCGCGAAGCGCAGGTGCTGCGCATGGTGGTGGACCGCAACGAAGGACCACTCAGCGATGAAGTGCTGGTGCATGTGTTCCGCGAAATCATGTCTGCGTGCCTTGCGCAGCAGGAGCCGCTGAAGATCGGGTATCTCGGCCCGGAAGGCACCTTCAGCCAGCAGGCGGTGCTCAAGCATTTCGGCCGGTCGGCGGTGGGTCTGCCGATGGCGACCATCGAAGAAGTGTTTCAGGAAGTGGAAGCCGGCAATGCCGATTTCGGCGTGGTGCCGGTAGAAAATTCCGGCCAGGGCACGATCCAGGTCACGCTGGACATGTTCCTCACCTCCAACCTCAAGATCTGCGGCGAAGTCGAGTTGCGTGTGCATCAGTACCTGCTTTCGCGCAACGGGCGCCTGGAAGACATCGAACGCATCTACGCGCATTCGCAGTCGTTTGCGCAGACCGCCGGCTGGCTGCGTTCGCACTTGCCCAAGGTGGAAAAGATTGCGGTCTCCAGCAATGCCGAAGGCGCGCGCCGTGCGCGTAATGCCGAGGACGCGGCGGCCATCGGTGGCGAAAGCGCCGCGCACGTGTATGGCTTGAAAAAAGTCATCATGAAATCGATCGAGGACGACGACGACAACACCACGCGCTTTCTGGTGATC
The nucleotide sequence above comes from Xanthomonas campestris pv. campestris str. ATCC 33913. Encoded proteins:
- a CDS encoding polyhydroxyalkanoic acid system family protein, which gives rise to MSSIDIRHDHSRTPAQARAAIEDAARKLTDRYGIASHWEGDTLRIARAGVDGAINLLPQQVQVTAELGFLLSAMQPMVESEIRRLLAEKLA
- a CDS encoding FHA domain-containing protein produces the protein MRDLQVHFTHRQQPDHPLQPGVHRIVRHASGSVRIVDDAQGALLLAQFCLDQRGLWLQVANGIRGIHVNGRPVRRMALLRAGDALYADGVEMLLRSAPSSAPANDIQDDDAGLSEVCLLLRGLGGRHHGRSFTLDRSRLVGSDPAADIVIDDPAFAAQHARLERHGDRVLIRDLGSEEGSWINGVQVRDGWLQAGDQVVFDARHRFVVEVPKIQHDATWHVPESDPQPLPRVSEAPTRAPVKVARWPWLLLSAVLLAAALSALLWFGAR
- the msrQ gene encoding protein-methionine-sulfoxide reductase heme-binding subunit MsrQ, which codes for MAKKSVSVIAAKTAVHAAVLAPIALLGWQFWQVWQQGSDALGADPVAEIEHRTGLWALRLLLITLAITPLRQLTGQAVLIRFRRMLGLYAFFYASVHLTAYLWLDLRGFWTQIFEEIVKRPYITVGFTAWLLLVPLAITSTQGWMRRLKRNWGRLHMLIYPIGLLAVLHFWWLVKSDIREPALYAGILALLLGWRVWKRLSARRTTARHSAPPPATPR
- the msrP gene encoding protein-methionine-sulfoxide reductase catalytic subunit MsrP; the encoded protein is MSLRDALKTPSSEITDEAVYRDRRRLLQLFALTPALSVAGCAEADPPPPPKTVVTPAQARSGFRTAEELTRLEDVTSYNNFYEFGTDKTDPSKAAKTLKLSPWSVKVSGECEKPGSLSLDELLKGISAEERIYRLRCVEGWSMVIPWTGVPLGEVLKRFAPTSRAKYVAFTTLADPQQMPGVRYRSINWPYREGLRIDEAMHPLTLLATGLYGKPLPQQNGAPLRLVVPWKYGFKSIKSIVEIRFVEKMPETAWHDLQPSEYGFFSNVNPAVDHPRWSQKTERRIAGTASKLFAERIATKPFNGYADQVASLYAGMDLKKWF
- the serC gene encoding phosphoserine transaminase codes for the protein MTRAFNFSAGPATLPESVLRQAQEEMVEWNGVGASIVEISHRSADFMAVAAAAEADLRTLLSIPDDYAVLFTSGGATTIQALLPLNFAAPGQAVDYVVSGHWGKTAIKQATPYVDVRVAADGQPGGYVDIPPVASWTLSPHAAYVHITANETIHGVEFRDTPDVGTLPLFADFSSSIASEPLDIRRYGLIYAGAQKNLGPVGISVVIVRRELLERAGQPRADIFNYASHVARDSMLNTPPTWNWYLLGLTVKWMLEQGGVAAFAQRNAEKAALVYGAIDGSGGFYRNQVMPTVRSRMNIPFFLGDEQLDALFVSESKAAGLLALKGHKAVGGIRASLYNAMPVAGAQALVAFMHDFQQRHG
- the pheA gene encoding prephenate dehydratase is translated as MAPKPKNTNAAGGTAKSATKASSKKATKLAGKDSAKPLATAAPVLADVRAKIDEIDRGIQALIAERANFAHQVGKAKGKLAAAVDYYRPEREAQVLRMVVDRNEGPLSDEVLVHVFREIMSACLAQQEPLKIGYLGPEGTFSQQAVLKHFGRSAVGLPMATIEEVFQEVEAGNADFGVVPVENSGQGTIQVTLDMFLTSNLKICGEVELRVHQYLLSRNGRLEDIERIYAHSQSFAQTAGWLRSHLPKVEKIAVSSNAEGARRARNAEDAAAIGGESAAHVYGLKKVIMKSIEDDDDNTTRFLVIGRQIFPSSGHDRTSVLVFIHDKPGALFDVLSPFARHGISMNRIESRPSHQAKWEYGFFIDLAGHVEDESMKQALAELEAHSAQIKVLGSYPVAIP